In the genome of Streptomyces sp. NBC_00190, one region contains:
- a CDS encoding M4 family metallopeptidase, translated as MDASHAHHRHPVFCTVVPPHLLDKAARSADSRRADLAQRTLERDSMLRTRRRVTAVRGIVPTLGAPASDEPDRTIYDAQHRTRLPGKKVRSEGGPAGKDATVNRAYAGLGATFELFLQGFGRRSIDDAGLALDATVHYDEDYNNAFWDGQQMVFGDGDGDLFLDFTVSVDVIGHELTHGVTQYSANLEYHQQSGALNESMSDVFGSLIKQHSLEQTADQADWLIGSGLLGPNVTGVALRSMKAPGTAYDDDELGKDPQPATMDGYVTTSRDNGGVHINSGIPNHAFYIVATELGGKAWERAGQIWYDTLTGGQLASDADFADFARLSTAAAVARYGNGGAEHQALQKAWSAVGVPLAG; from the coding sequence ATGGATGCCTCCCACGCTCACCACCGCCACCCCGTCTTCTGCACCGTCGTGCCGCCCCACCTGCTCGACAAGGCCGCCCGGTCCGCCGACTCGCGGCGCGCCGATCTCGCACAGCGCACGCTGGAACGCGACTCCATGCTGCGCACCCGGCGCAGGGTCACCGCCGTCCGCGGGATCGTGCCCACGCTGGGGGCGCCCGCCTCCGACGAACCGGACCGGACCATTTACGACGCCCAGCACCGCACCCGGCTGCCCGGGAAGAAGGTGCGCTCGGAGGGCGGCCCGGCGGGCAAGGACGCCACCGTCAACCGTGCGTACGCGGGGCTCGGGGCCACCTTCGAACTGTTCCTGCAGGGCTTCGGGCGGCGCTCGATCGACGACGCCGGGCTGGCGCTGGACGCGACCGTCCACTACGACGAGGACTACAACAACGCCTTCTGGGACGGGCAGCAGATGGTCTTCGGCGACGGGGACGGGGACCTCTTCCTCGACTTCACGGTGTCGGTGGACGTCATCGGGCACGAGCTGACCCACGGGGTCACCCAGTACTCGGCGAACCTGGAATACCACCAGCAGTCGGGCGCCTTGAACGAGTCGATGTCGGACGTCTTCGGCTCGCTGATCAAGCAGCACTCGCTGGAGCAGACCGCCGACCAGGCCGACTGGCTGATCGGATCCGGGCTGCTGGGACCGAACGTCACCGGGGTCGCGCTGCGGTCGATGAAGGCACCGGGGACGGCGTACGACGACGACGAGCTCGGCAAGGACCCGCAGCCGGCGACCATGGACGGCTACGTGACCACCTCGCGCGACAACGGCGGGGTCCACATCAACTCCGGCATCCCCAACCACGCCTTCTACATCGTGGCGACCGAGCTGGGCGGCAAGGCCTGGGAGCGGGCCGGCCAGATCTGGTACGACACCCTCACGGGCGGGCAGCTGGCCTCCGACGCGGACTTCGCGGACTTCGCCCGGCTGTCGACCGCCGCGGCCGTCGCCCGGTACGGGAACGGGGGCGCGGAACACCAGGCGCTCCAGAAGGCGTGGTCGGCGGTGGGCGTCCCGCTGGCGGGGTAG
- a CDS encoding protealysin inhibitor emfourin, with product MRIQVVRTGGFAGIERRVEVDTSGLEDEAEWQALAQLALRPGPPGHAAGRIRDGFSYRITVDGRTVSCQEPNLSDAQRALITRVLKEGA from the coding sequence ATGCGGATTCAGGTGGTACGGACGGGCGGCTTCGCGGGCATCGAGCGCCGGGTCGAGGTGGACACCTCGGGACTGGAGGACGAGGCCGAGTGGCAGGCACTGGCCCAGCTCGCGCTGCGGCCAGGTCCGCCGGGGCACGCGGCGGGCCGGATCCGGGACGGGTTCTCGTACCGGATCACGGTGGACGGGCGGACGGTGTCCTGCCAGGAGCCGAACCTGTCGGACGCGCAACGGGCCCTGATCACGCGCGTCCTGAAAGAAGGTGCCTGA
- a CDS encoding GNAT family N-acetyltransferase: MTDHMIDSLLSELERYYDTVPRVGGARAEDFGPLTLFVQEGDGWQYYARPALGGPGATAADVERVLARQRELNVPEAFEWVAETSPSLRAAVEAAGLHVHAHPLMVLDPSAVPGPAHPEVRLLGADDPLLTAAVTVPALAFAAPGTAMGEAGPAELAAAMADPDAGARRARVSQMLASGRTGMAAAVRDGVVLCSGQYNPVGDVAEVVGVGCLPSARRQGLALGVTAALVAQALERGARTVFLSAGDEDVARVYGRIGFRRVATALIAEPPA; this comes from the coding sequence ATGACCGACCACATGATCGATTCACTGCTGTCCGAGCTGGAGCGGTACTACGACACGGTGCCGCGGGTGGGCGGGGCGCGGGCCGAGGACTTCGGGCCGCTGACCCTGTTCGTCCAGGAGGGCGACGGCTGGCAGTACTACGCGCGGCCCGCGCTCGGCGGCCCCGGCGCGACCGCGGCGGACGTGGAGCGGGTACTGGCCCGGCAGCGGGAGCTGAACGTACCCGAGGCCTTCGAGTGGGTGGCCGAAACCAGCCCCTCGCTGCGGGCCGCGGTGGAGGCGGCGGGGCTGCATGTCCATGCACACCCGCTCATGGTCCTCGACCCGTCCGCCGTACCGGGCCCCGCGCATCCGGAGGTCCGCCTCCTCGGAGCCGACGACCCGCTGCTGACGGCGGCGGTGACGGTCCCGGCCCTGGCCTTCGCCGCTCCGGGCACGGCGATGGGCGAGGCGGGCCCCGCGGAGCTGGCGGCGGCGATGGCCGACCCCGACGCGGGGGCGCGCCGGGCGCGGGTGTCGCAGATGCTCGCGTCGGGCCGTACCGGCATGGCGGCGGCCGTGCGGGACGGCGTGGTCCTGTGCTCCGGCCAGTACAACCCGGTCGGGGACGTCGCCGAGGTGGTGGGCGTCGGCTGCCTCCCGTCCGCCCGCCGGCAGGGCCTGGCCCTCGGGGTCACGGCGGCCCTGGTCGCGCAGGCACTGGAGCGGGGCGCCCGTACGGTCTTCCTCTCCGCCGGGGACGAGGACGTGGCCCGTGTCTACGGCCGCATCGGATTCCGCCGCGTGGCGACGGCCCTGATCGCCGAGCCCCCGGCCTGA
- a CDS encoding class I SAM-dependent methyltransferase, giving the protein MSHHQHQDHAAGEEFWDARYSESDRIWSGRANAVLVREVADLTPGRALDLGCGEGADAVWLARQGWHVTGTDISGVALERAARHAGEAELTGRVEWQRHDLGESFPAGEFDLVSACFLHSYGDFPRERILRTAAAAVAPGGILLIAGHAGGPSWDPDKHAEMGFPTPDEVLAQLELPEGDWEVLLAAEHVQDLTAPDGRPGTRPDNALKVRRLR; this is encoded by the coding sequence ATGTCCCACCACCAGCACCAGGATCACGCCGCGGGCGAGGAGTTCTGGGACGCCCGTTACAGCGAGAGCGACCGCATCTGGAGCGGCCGGGCCAATGCCGTCCTGGTCCGCGAGGTCGCGGACCTCACCCCCGGCCGGGCCCTGGACCTCGGCTGCGGCGAGGGCGCCGACGCGGTGTGGCTGGCCCGGCAGGGCTGGCACGTCACCGGGACCGACATCTCCGGGGTGGCCCTGGAGCGGGCGGCCCGGCACGCCGGCGAGGCGGAGCTCACCGGCCGCGTCGAGTGGCAGCGGCACGACCTCGGCGAGTCCTTCCCCGCCGGGGAGTTCGACCTGGTCTCCGCGTGCTTCCTGCATTCGTACGGGGACTTCCCCCGCGAGCGGATCCTGCGGACGGCCGCCGCGGCCGTGGCCCCCGGCGGGATCCTGCTGATCGCGGGCCACGCGGGCGGGCCCTCGTGGGACCCGGACAAGCACGCGGAGATGGGCTTCCCGACCCCGGACGAGGTCCTGGCGCAGCTGGAACTGCCCGAGGGCGACTGGGAGGTCCTGCTCGCGGCGGAACACGTGCAGGACCTGACCGCACCCGACGGCCGTCCCGGGACCCGCCCGGACAACGCGCTGAAGGTGAGGCGGCTGCGCTAG
- the era gene encoding GTPase Era, whose amino-acid sequence MARMSDRSPESTAPHRAGFACFVGRPNAGKSTLTNALVGTKVAITSNRPQTTRHTVRGIVHRPDAQLVLVDTPGLHKPRTLLGERLNDVVRSTWAEVDVIGFCLPADQKLGPGDKFIAKELAGIKKTPKIAIVTKTDLVESKQLAEQLLAINQLAAELGFEWAEIVPVSAVGDSQVQLLADLIAPMLPESPPLYPEGDLTDEPEMVMVAELIREAALEGVRDELPHSIAVVVEEMIPRENRPADRPLLDIHANVYIERPSQKGIIIGPKGARLKEVGMKSRKHIEALLGTPVFLDLHVKVAKDWQRDPKQLRKLGF is encoded by the coding sequence ATGGCCCGTATGAGCGATCGTTCCCCCGAGTCCACCGCCCCGCACCGTGCGGGCTTCGCCTGCTTCGTCGGCCGCCCCAACGCGGGGAAGTCGACCCTCACCAACGCACTCGTGGGCACCAAGGTCGCGATCACCTCCAACCGGCCGCAGACCACCCGCCACACCGTCCGCGGCATCGTGCACCGCCCCGACGCCCAGCTCGTCCTGGTCGACACGCCCGGCCTGCACAAGCCGCGCACCCTGCTCGGCGAGCGCCTCAACGACGTCGTACGGTCCACCTGGGCCGAGGTCGACGTCATCGGGTTCTGCCTGCCGGCCGACCAGAAGCTCGGCCCCGGCGACAAGTTCATCGCGAAGGAACTCGCGGGGATCAAGAAGACCCCCAAGATCGCCATCGTGACCAAGACCGACCTGGTCGAGTCCAAGCAGCTGGCCGAGCAGCTCCTCGCCATCAACCAGCTCGCCGCGGAGCTCGGCTTCGAGTGGGCCGAGATCGTGCCCGTCTCGGCCGTCGGCGACAGCCAGGTCCAGCTGCTGGCCGACCTGATCGCGCCGATGCTGCCGGAGAGCCCGCCGCTGTACCCGGAGGGCGACCTCACCGACGAGCCCGAGATGGTCATGGTCGCGGAGCTGATCCGCGAGGCCGCGCTGGAGGGCGTACGGGACGAGCTCCCGCACTCCATCGCCGTGGTCGTCGAGGAGATGATCCCGCGCGAGAACCGCCCGGCCGACCGGCCGCTGCTCGACATCCACGCCAACGTGTACATCGAGCGGCCCAGCCAGAAGGGCATCATCATCGGCCCGAAGGGCGCCCGGCTGAAGGAGGTCGGGATGAAGTCGCGCAAGCACATCGAGGCGCTGCTCGGGACCCCGGTCTTCCTCGACCTCCACGTGAAGGTCGCCAAGGACTGGCAGCGGGACCCCAAGCAGCTGCGCAAGCTGGGCTTCTGA
- a CDS encoding beta-xylosidase has protein sequence MAALAAAAGGALSAPAAAVDETPPGQVNFPTHCLPPQEAGLPPADGPTTARITVDNPAPQVGDTVTVTYQVIATPAVADPDRSPAAAGLPADAPTPTGRVLLAGAQSGEVTVVGGRRDVPAAPASPANPGAALPALTMTGTFTVTAPGEITLAPGGYTLHTSHPVDLDTVCTAAEAPVSVRLTATPLPTANLRSVFLAAPAGAPGARLKVTAAGFTPGATVTVAGRAGAAETADRAVATADELGVALAELPVTDKATTAVVAYEGTAWSARLGSGPAAYTVIGVTPPPPGTQEITATVEPGTLAMTQAGEAITLGAVPYGDGGGAPGRIGTVTVKDARGGPAGWSLIGKVTDFTGPGGLRIPGGSLSWTPTCAAAAGSPSPCTAGSAGTVGPDGAVLASTPDGPLVGGTFTVDAAVTLHVPPYTPPGAYTAVLTLTLS, from the coding sequence ATGGCCGCGCTCGCGGCAGCGGCCGGGGGAGCGCTGAGCGCACCCGCCGCCGCCGTCGACGAAACGCCCCCGGGCCAGGTGAACTTCCCGACCCACTGCCTTCCGCCCCAGGAAGCCGGACTCCCGCCCGCCGACGGGCCGACCACCGCCCGGATCACCGTCGACAACCCGGCTCCACAGGTCGGCGACACCGTCACCGTGACCTACCAGGTGATCGCCACCCCGGCCGTGGCGGACCCGGACCGGAGCCCGGCCGCCGCCGGACTCCCCGCCGACGCGCCGACCCCGACGGGCCGGGTCCTGCTGGCGGGCGCCCAGAGCGGCGAGGTCACCGTGGTCGGCGGCCGGCGCGACGTCCCCGCCGCGCCCGCCAGCCCCGCCAACCCCGGCGCGGCCCTGCCCGCCCTCACCATGACCGGCACCTTCACCGTCACCGCGCCCGGCGAGATCACCCTGGCCCCCGGCGGCTACACCCTGCACACCAGCCACCCGGTGGACCTCGACACCGTGTGCACGGCCGCCGAGGCCCCCGTCTCCGTACGCCTCACCGCGACGCCGCTGCCCACGGCCAACCTGCGCAGCGTCTTCCTCGCCGCGCCCGCCGGCGCTCCGGGAGCCCGGCTCAAGGTCACCGCCGCCGGTTTCACCCCGGGTGCGACCGTGACGGTGGCCGGGCGCGCGGGCGCCGCCGAGACCGCCGACCGGGCCGTCGCCACCGCCGACGAGCTCGGGGTGGCCCTGGCCGAGCTGCCGGTCACCGACAAGGCCACCACCGCGGTCGTCGCCTACGAGGGGACGGCCTGGTCCGCGCGGCTGGGCTCGGGTCCGGCGGCGTACACCGTCATCGGGGTCACTCCGCCGCCGCCCGGCACCCAGGAGATCACCGCCACCGTCGAGCCCGGCACCCTCGCCATGACCCAGGCGGGCGAGGCCATCACCCTGGGCGCGGTGCCCTACGGCGACGGCGGCGGTGCCCCCGGCCGGATCGGCACCGTCACCGTCAAGGACGCCCGCGGCGGCCCGGCCGGCTGGTCCCTGATCGGCAAGGTCACCGACTTCACCGGGCCCGGCGGTCTGCGCATCCCGGGCGGCTCCCTCTCCTGGACCCCGACGTGCGCCGCCGCGGCGGGCAGCCCCAGCCCGTGCACCGCGGGCAGCGCGGGCACGGTCGGCCCGGACGGCGCGGTCCTGGCCTCCACGCCCGACGGCCCCCTGGTCGGCGGCACCTTCACGGTCGACGCCGCGGTCACCCTCCACGTGCCCCCGTACACCCCGCCGGGCGCGTACACGGCGGTCCTGACGCTGACCCTGTCGTGA
- a CDS encoding GlxA family transcriptional regulator — protein MEPQPRTHRVVVLALAGLLPFELGIPHRIFGRAKDPAGRPLYEILTCGLAPGPVRTDADFAIQVEHGPELLATADTVVVPASYELGPVHEHGRLTGELAAALAYIRPGTRLVSICTGGYVLAAAGYLDGRRATTHWASADHFQRLFPAVRVDAGVLYTDDGDVLTSAGVAAGIDLCLYIVRRDHGAAVANDVARRTVVPPHRDGGQAQFIERPVPQPQLASTTAARAWVMDRLHEPLRLTDLARKEAMSVRTFTRRFREESGVSPGQWIVGQRVERARRLLEETELPMEQVAREAGFGTAQSLRKHVQAALGVSPTAYRRTFRAAACTSTPPSPDGPSVDAGSVH, from the coding sequence ATGGAGCCGCAACCCCGGACCCACCGCGTCGTCGTCCTCGCCCTCGCCGGGCTGCTGCCCTTCGAGCTCGGCATCCCGCACAGGATCTTCGGGCGTGCGAAGGATCCGGCCGGGCGGCCGCTCTACGAGATCCTGACCTGCGGCCTCGCCCCCGGACCGGTGCGCACGGACGCCGACTTCGCGATCCAGGTCGAGCACGGCCCGGAGCTGCTGGCCACCGCCGACACCGTGGTAGTGCCGGCCTCCTACGAGCTGGGGCCGGTCCACGAGCACGGCCGGCTGACCGGTGAACTCGCCGCGGCCCTCGCGTACATCCGGCCCGGCACCCGGCTCGTCTCCATCTGCACCGGCGGCTACGTCCTGGCCGCCGCGGGCTACCTGGACGGCCGCCGGGCCACCACCCACTGGGCCTCCGCCGACCACTTCCAGCGCCTCTTCCCGGCCGTCCGGGTCGATGCGGGCGTGCTCTACACCGACGACGGGGACGTGCTGACCTCTGCCGGCGTCGCCGCCGGGATCGACCTGTGCCTGTACATCGTGCGCCGTGACCACGGCGCTGCCGTCGCGAACGACGTGGCCCGGCGGACCGTCGTACCGCCCCACCGGGACGGCGGGCAGGCGCAGTTCATCGAGCGCCCGGTGCCGCAGCCGCAGCTGGCCAGCACCACGGCCGCCCGCGCGTGGGTGATGGACCGGCTGCACGAACCGCTGCGCCTCACCGACCTGGCCCGGAAGGAGGCCATGTCCGTACGGACCTTCACGCGCCGCTTCCGGGAGGAGTCGGGAGTCAGCCCGGGCCAGTGGATCGTGGGGCAGCGGGTGGAGCGGGCCCGGCGGCTGCTGGAGGAGACGGAGCTGCCGATGGAGCAGGTGGCGCGGGAGGCGGGCTTCGGGACGGCGCAGTCGCTGCGCAAGCACGTGCAGGCGGCGCTGGGGGTGAGCCCGACGGCCTACCGGCGCACCTTCCGCGCGGCCGCCTGCACCAGCACGCCGCCATCTCCTGATGGGCCATCAGTTGATGCCGGGTCCGTGCATTGA
- a CDS encoding MFS transporter → MTQTAPTSTASTAPLQAPPQPGRIHRAWFVAAVSFVTIIGAAGFASLPGLLIEPLHEEFDWSRGTIGLAVSVNLALYGLTAPFAAALMDRFGIRKVVACALTVIAGGSAATVWMTASWQLVLFWGVLVGLGSGSMAMAFAATVTNRWFTARRGLVTGILTAAGASGQLVFLPLLSWLVEHHGWRPATVTVSLTALCVVPFVWLLLRDHPADVDLAPYGGTYAQKPAPVPGAARRAVTVLVKAARTGPFWLLAGTFAICGASTNGLVRTHFVPAAHDHGMPVTAAAGLLAVIGVFDVVGTVASGWFTDRFEARRLLAVYYALRGVSLLFLPMLLAPSVHPPMVFFIVFYGLDWVATVPPTIALCREQYGDDSAIVFGWVLASHQVGAAVVAFLGGLARDVFGSYDVVWYASGALCAMAALMAMVIRRRTNDPLTV, encoded by the coding sequence GTGACGCAGACAGCCCCTACCTCCACGGCCTCCACGGCCCCCCTGCAGGCCCCGCCGCAGCCCGGACGCATCCACCGCGCCTGGTTCGTCGCGGCGGTCTCCTTCGTGACGATCATCGGCGCCGCGGGCTTCGCCTCCCTCCCCGGACTGCTCATCGAGCCGCTGCACGAGGAGTTCGACTGGTCGCGCGGCACGATCGGCCTCGCCGTCTCCGTGAACCTCGCGCTGTACGGGCTGACCGCGCCGTTCGCGGCCGCCCTGATGGACCGATTCGGCATCCGCAAGGTCGTCGCGTGCGCGCTGACGGTCATCGCGGGCGGCTCGGCCGCCACCGTGTGGATGACCGCCTCATGGCAGCTGGTGCTGTTCTGGGGCGTGCTGGTGGGTCTGGGCAGCGGCTCGATGGCCATGGCCTTCGCGGCGACGGTGACCAACCGGTGGTTCACGGCGCGGCGCGGCCTGGTCACCGGGATCCTGACGGCGGCCGGGGCCTCCGGGCAGCTGGTCTTCCTTCCGCTGCTGTCCTGGCTGGTGGAGCACCACGGCTGGCGCCCGGCGACGGTGACCGTCTCCCTCACCGCCCTGTGCGTGGTCCCGTTCGTGTGGCTGCTGTTGCGCGACCACCCGGCGGACGTAGACCTGGCTCCGTACGGGGGCACGTACGCGCAGAAGCCCGCCCCGGTGCCGGGAGCCGCGCGCCGGGCGGTCACCGTCCTGGTCAAGGCAGCCCGGACCGGCCCCTTCTGGCTGCTCGCGGGTACCTTCGCGATCTGCGGCGCCTCCACGAACGGCCTGGTCAGGACCCACTTCGTACCGGCGGCCCACGACCACGGCATGCCGGTGACGGCGGCGGCCGGACTGCTGGCGGTGATCGGCGTGTTCGACGTGGTCGGCACGGTGGCGTCCGGCTGGTTCACGGACCGTTTCGAGGCGCGCCGGCTCCTGGCGGTCTACTACGCCCTGCGCGGGGTCTCGCTGCTCTTCCTGCCGATGCTGCTGGCCCCGTCGGTCCACCCGCCGATGGTCTTCTTCATCGTCTTCTACGGTCTGGACTGGGTCGCGACCGTCCCGCCGACCATCGCCCTGTGCCGTGAGCAGTACGGGGACGACAGCGCGATCGTCTTCGGCTGGGTGCTGGCCTCGCACCAGGTGGGGGCGGCGGTCGTGGCCTTCCTGGGCGGCCTGGCGCGGGACGTCTTCGGCTCGTACGACGTCGTCTGGTACGCCTCGGGCGCGCTGTGCGCGATGGCCGCGCTGATGGCGATGGTGATCCGCCGCCGCACAAATGATCCACTCACCGTGTGA
- a CDS encoding class I SAM-dependent methyltransferase, whose protein sequence is MNPLTQRAFEAIGRFNAAHPWDHNAHYHRWILRQLPGRFGRALDVGSGSGDLARLLATRAGAVHAVDADAAIVARARELTAPGVPVAFAVGDALTDVPPGPYDVVTCVATIHHLPFGDALRHFRRHLAPGGTLVVVGLARAQTPGDHLLGAAAIPLNAALGWIKNKGRTAPRPPSMTAPTRPADMGFRAVVSETEAVLPGARLRRRLFWRYTLVWREG, encoded by the coding sequence GTGAATCCACTGACGCAGCGCGCCTTCGAGGCGATCGGCCGGTTCAACGCCGCCCACCCCTGGGACCACAACGCCCACTACCACCGCTGGATCCTGCGGCAGCTGCCCGGTCGGTTCGGCCGGGCGCTGGACGTCGGCTCGGGCAGCGGCGACCTGGCCAGGCTCCTGGCCACCCGGGCCGGGGCGGTGCACGCGGTCGACGCCGATGCGGCGATCGTCGCCCGGGCGCGGGAACTGACCGCTCCGGGCGTCCCGGTGGCGTTCGCCGTGGGGGACGCGCTGACGGACGTGCCGCCGGGTCCGTACGACGTCGTCACCTGCGTCGCCACGATCCACCATCTGCCGTTCGGCGATGCCCTGCGCCACTTCCGCCGGCACCTGGCCCCGGGCGGAACCCTGGTGGTCGTCGGTCTCGCGCGGGCGCAGACCCCGGGCGACCACCTGCTCGGCGCCGCCGCGATTCCGCTGAACGCCGCCCTGGGGTGGATCAAGAACAAGGGCCGTACGGCTCCCCGGCCGCCCTCGATGACGGCCCCGACGCGCCCGGCGGACATGGGGTTCCGGGCCGTCGTCAGCGAGACCGAGGCCGTGCTGCCGGGCGCGCGGCTGCGCCGGAGGCTGTTCTGGCGGTACACGCTGGTCTGGCGCGAAGGCTGA
- a CDS encoding cytidine deaminase: MTDSTGIDPEDSKIITLARSARARNGVPEGAAVRDETGRTYVAGTVELDSLKLSALQTAVAMAVASGAESLEAAAVVSSAESVADADRAAVRDLGGPATPVLLAAPDGTLRSATPAGG, from the coding sequence ATGACCGACAGCACCGGGATCGACCCCGAGGACAGCAAGATCATCACCCTGGCACGCAGCGCCCGGGCCCGCAACGGCGTGCCCGAGGGGGCGGCGGTGCGGGACGAGACGGGCCGCACCTACGTCGCCGGGACGGTGGAGCTCGACTCCCTGAAGCTGAGCGCGCTGCAGACCGCGGTCGCGATGGCGGTGGCGAGCGGGGCCGAGTCCCTGGAGGCGGCGGCCGTGGTCAGCTCGGCGGAGTCGGTGGCCGACGCCGACCGCGCGGCGGTCCGCGACCTCGGTGGCCCGGCCACCCCGGTCCTCCTGGCCGCCCCGGACGGCACCCTCAGGTCCGCCACCCCGGCGGGCGGCTGA
- a CDS encoding MmcQ/YjbR family DNA-binding protein, translating into MTPAQLREFCLSFNAAVEEFPFTPETSVFKVLGKVFALTSLDAEPLKVNLKCEPELAVRLREEHAAVVPGYHMNKRHWNTVTAGGPGALPDEMVRELVEDSYDLVVAGLPKAERLRLDRP; encoded by the coding sequence ATGACCCCGGCGCAGCTGCGGGAGTTCTGCCTGAGTTTCAACGCGGCGGTGGAGGAGTTCCCCTTCACCCCGGAGACCTCGGTGTTCAAGGTGCTGGGCAAGGTGTTCGCGCTCACGTCGCTGGACGCCGAGCCGCTGAAGGTGAACCTCAAGTGCGAGCCGGAACTGGCGGTGCGGCTGCGCGAGGAGCACGCGGCGGTCGTGCCGGGCTATCACATGAACAAGCGGCACTGGAACACGGTGACCGCGGGCGGGCCGGGCGCGCTGCCGGACGAGATGGTCCGGGAGTTGGTGGAGGACTCGTACGACCTGGTGGTCGCGGGCCTGCCGAAGGCGGAACGGCTGCGGCTCGACCGGCCGTGA
- a CDS encoding hemolysin family protein: MNAPQLITGAVLLVVVAWFAACAESGIARISSFRAEQAVREGRRGSEKLAQVAGDPTRYLNVALLVRVTCEMAAGVLVTYVCLDEFGDTWTALLVAIAVMVLVSFVAVGVSPRTIGRQHPLNTATAAAYVLVPLARVMGPIPQLLILIGNALTPGKGFRKGPFASEAELRAMVDLAEKESLIEDDERRMVHQVFELGDTLVREVMVPRTDLVCIERYKTVRQATTLALRSGFSRIPVTGENEDDIVGIVYLKDLVRKTHISREAESDLVSTVMRSAVFVPDTKNAGDLLREMQQVRNHVAVVIDEYGGTAGIVTIEDILEEIVGEITDEYDRELPPVEDLGEDRYRVTARLDITDLGELFKVEAFDDEDVETVGGLLAKALGRVPIAGASALVELPDGRPLRLTAESPAGRRNKIVTVLVEPVAAADAAGEEGE; the protein is encoded by the coding sequence GTGAACGCCCCCCAGCTGATCACCGGCGCGGTCCTGCTGGTGGTGGTGGCCTGGTTCGCGGCGTGCGCCGAGTCCGGGATCGCCCGCATCTCCAGCTTCCGCGCCGAGCAGGCCGTACGGGAGGGCAGGCGCGGCAGCGAGAAGCTCGCCCAGGTGGCCGGCGACCCCACCCGCTACCTCAATGTGGCGCTGCTGGTCCGGGTCACCTGCGAGATGGCGGCGGGGGTCCTCGTGACTTACGTCTGCCTCGACGAGTTCGGCGATACCTGGACCGCGCTGCTCGTGGCCATCGCCGTGATGGTGCTGGTCTCCTTCGTCGCCGTCGGGGTGTCCCCGCGTACGATCGGCCGCCAGCACCCCCTGAACACCGCGACGGCGGCCGCGTACGTCCTCGTGCCGCTCGCCCGGGTGATGGGCCCGATCCCGCAGCTGCTGATCCTCATCGGCAACGCGCTCACGCCCGGCAAGGGCTTCCGCAAGGGGCCGTTCGCCTCCGAGGCCGAGCTGCGCGCGATGGTGGACCTCGCGGAGAAGGAATCGCTGATCGAGGACGACGAGCGCCGGATGGTGCACCAGGTCTTCGAGCTCGGCGACACCCTGGTGCGCGAGGTGATGGTGCCGCGCACCGACCTGGTCTGCATCGAGCGGTACAAGACGGTCCGTCAGGCGACCACCCTCGCACTGCGGTCGGGCTTCTCGCGCATCCCTGTGACCGGGGAGAACGAGGACGACATAGTCGGGATCGTCTACCTGAAGGACCTCGTCCGCAAGACCCACATCAGCCGGGAGGCCGAGTCCGACCTGGTCTCCACGGTCATGCGGTCGGCGGTCTTCGTGCCGGACACCAAGAACGCGGGCGATCTGCTGCGCGAGATGCAGCAGGTGCGCAACCACGTGGCCGTGGTCATCGACGAGTACGGCGGCACCGCCGGCATCGTCACGATCGAGGACATCCTGGAGGAGATCGTCGGCGAGATCACCGACGAGTACGACCGGGAGCTCCCGCCGGTCGAGGACCTCGGTGAGGACCGCTACCGGGTCACGGCCCGCCTGGACATCACCGACCTCGGTGAGCTGTTCAAGGTCGAGGCGTTCGACGACGAGGACGTGGAGACGGTCGGCGGACTGCTGGCGAAGGCGCTGGGCCGGGTGCCGATCGCGGGCGCCTCGGCCCTGGTGGAGCTGCCGGACGGGCGGCCGCTGCGGCTGACGGCCGAGTCCCCGGCCGGGCGGCGGAACAAGATCGTGACGGTGTTGGTGGAACCGGTGGCCGCGGCCGACGCCGCGGGGGAGGAGGGGGAATGA